Genomic window (Croceicoccus sp. Ery15):
CGGTTGGGCAGTTCGGTCAGATCGTCGGTCAGCGACGCCTTTTCCAGCCGGCGTTCGATTTCATGGCTGGCGCTGACGTCCTGAAACGCGCCGACGATGGCGCTGATCCTGCCGTCGCGGAACTGCGGATCGCCCAGCGCCCGCACGCGCTTCGTCTTGCCGCAGGCGGATGTGAAATCCAGTTCGAGATCATAGGCGATCCCGTCATTGATCGCGCCGTCCAGCGCGCGCATCAGCCTTTGCCGGTCATAAAGGGGATAGAACGAGAGCGCCTTTTCGACATCGGGCACGGGGCCATATTCCATGTCGTGGATGGCAAAAACCTGTTCCGACCAGTCCAGACAGTCATCGGCAAGGTCGAGCCGCCAGAACCCGATCTGCGCCATTTGTTCGACGCGGCGGATGATCCGGCCCAGCTCGTCGAAACCGTTACCATATGCCGATCGCGTGCCCGAAGTGGCCGCGGCCATCAGTTGCCTGTACAGATACATTCCCATGCAATCTGAATAGCTTGCACAGGCTTAGGGGATGCTGACCAAATATGGTTAAGATAACAATTGTCAGGCCATAGGGGAATGTCCCTAGGCCTCCCGATCGGGCAGCGGCCAGCCGACGCGTTCCTCGACGAAAGTGTCCTTGTTGCGGATATAGCCGCCTGCCCCGAAGGCGCGGCCGACCAGCGCCATGGCCTGCGTGTCGACGCGCGGACGTTCGGCGGGGCCGGTCAGGAATTCGTCACCGATATGCAGGGCCAGAATCTCGCCCAGTATGATCGTGAAATTGCCGCCCGTCTCGACCGGCTTCCACAATTTGCATTCCAGCGCGGCGGGGGCGCTGGCGATCAGCGGGGTGGCGACCGTGCTGGCGGGGCGCGTGGCGATGCCGAGCGCTTCGATCTCGCTCACCTCGCGCGGGGCTTCGGCGGCAGTATCGACCATGGTGCGCGTATCCGCCTCGCGCACGAGGTTGATGGTGAATTCGCCCGTGGCCATGATGTTGCGCGCGGTATCCTTGGGATCGCCCTCGGCGCGTTGCCCGATGCCCAGCACGCAGATCGGCGGTTCCGATCCCAGGACATTGAAAAAGCTGTAGGGAGCGGCGTTCAGCACGCCGTTTTCGCTGCGGCTTACGACCCATGCGATGGGGCGCGGCGTTACCGTATTGACCAGCAGGCGATAGCGGTCTGCGGGGGCCATATTCTGCATGTCGAATTTCATGGCGAAGACCTAGCGATCAGGCAGGCAGTTGGCTAGCCGCGGCGAAAAAACGCAATAGAGTGTCGGAAAAGACTTTCCTGCGAACAATTGTTACTTAGAATTTCGAGCATGTTAACCGGTCCGTAGGGCGGTGATGACATAAGCCGCTCATGTGGGGCGTAATTCACAGATTCGCGGTTAAGGCCTGCCTTCTGGTTGCGCTTATGCTTGGTGCCGCCGGGGCGCAGGCACAGGGCTTGTCGCCTGACGATATCCGGCCGTCCTGTCACGCGGCAGGAGGGATCGATCCGACCGAATTTACCGGCGGTGCGCAGCTCGCCGAAATCCCGTGGGACTGCGGCGACCAGAGTTTCGGAGCGGCGGGAAGTCGTGGCTGGCTGTTTTTTTCGGCGAGCGATCTGAAAACCGCCGACGGAGCGACGCATTTCGTGACCAGTATTGCGCGGTTCGACCGGCTGACGCTGATCGAACTGTCGGGCCACCGGATTGCGCGCCGCCAGACATATGCGATGGAAGACATTGCGACCTTCGTGAACGGCACGAATTTCGCCATTCCGCTCTCCGCCGCCGCAGACCCGTCGACCGGCGAACAGGCCACTTCGATCCTGGTCGCATTCGACGGCCCTGCCAGCCGCGCCTTGCTGGCGGCGGGGGTTCTGGAAAAAAGCACGGGCGGTCCGACTACGCTGGGCTGGACGGAACAGACGATGACGGTGCTGGCCATTCTGGTCGGCCTGCTGATTGCGCCCGTTATTTACAATTACGCGTTCTATCT
Coding sequences:
- a CDS encoding flavin reductase family protein, which produces MKFDMQNMAPADRYRLLVNTVTPRPIAWVVSRSENGVLNAAPYSFFNVLGSEPPICVLGIGQRAEGDPKDTARNIMATGEFTINLVREADTRTMVDTAAEAPREVSEIEALGIATRPASTVATPLIASAPAALECKLWKPVETGGNFTIILGEILALHIGDEFLTGPAERPRVDTQAMALVGRAFGAGGYIRNKDTFVEERVGWPLPDREA